In Leptospira montravelensis, the genomic window GCCCCGATCCAAATTCTTTGTCTACGAAGGAATCAAATAAAACTGGAATTTCTTTTCCCGCAATTGGTAAAAATACAAATTTATCTTTTAAGTCCGTATAACGAACATCATCCGGATGAGCGCAAACCGCCACGTCACCAAACATCGTTTCTGGTCTTGTGGTGGCTACGACGATGTATTCCCCTTGGTTCAGGGTTTTTGGATCTTTCGATTTATATTCTGCTTTCGGATATTTGATATGATAGAGTTTGCCTTGTTTTTCTTTATACTCTACTTCTATGTCAGAGATGGCAGTTTTCGTGACAGGACACCAATTGATGATCCGTTCACCGCGATAAATCAATCCTTCATCATACAAACTGCGAAATACTTTGATGACAGCTTTGGAAAGACCTTCATCAAACGTAAACCGTTCGCGTGACCAATCTACCGATTCACCGAGTAACCGTTGTTGCTTGGCAATCATTCCACCGGAGTGTGCTTTCCATTCCCAAACTTTTTCGATAAACCCTTCACGAGTAAAATCAGTTCTAGACTTTCCTTCCTTTCCTAACTCACGTTCCACAACTACTTGGGTTGCAATACCTGCATGGTCCATTCCAGGAACCCAAACTACATTTTTACCTTTTTTGCGTTCGATACGAATGATGATGTCTTGGATAGTATGATTGAGTGCATGTCCAATGTGTAAATTCCCCGTTACGTTTGGCGGAGGGATGACGATCGAAAATGTTTCTTTGCGAGATGAGTCAGGAGCAAAGGTTTGTTTCTCTTCCCAAGTTTTTATCCATTTGGGCTCTACAGATTCGGGATCGTAACGGTCAGGTAGCTGTGATTTCATAGGGTCTTTGGATTTCTTGCACTTTACTATGTTTCGTAAAGAGTTTAGGGGTCAAGGATGAAACAGCAAACAAGGTTCGCATTGACAGAAAGGAGAGGCAAAAGAATCTGGTTGGCATGAACGCAAAAACAGCAAAAATTCTCGGCAAATATGCAACCTTCAAAGGTGTTTCAGAAAAACAATTGAAACGTGATTGGTTGTCTCTTTCCCATATTGAGAAAGATAAAAAAAGACAAGAAATTCTAAAAGAAATCGCTAAGAAATAAGATTGGCGGAAGATTTCTTCCGCACCGTTTTTATGGAACGCAAGTTTCACATTCTTTTCACTCTCCTTTTTTTCGGATCTTCCTTCCTTAGCGTTTCCCATTGTTCCAAACAAAGTGACATAATACTTTCTCAATACGAAGAAAGTCTGGCGATTGCCAAAAACTCAAACCGAAAACTCATCGTGGTTTTTGGTGCTGACTGGTGTCCCGATTGCCGAGCGTTGGAGGGAATTTTTCGGGAACCAGAACCGAAGGCCCTACTCACACAGAATTTTTTAATCTTAAAAGTGGATGTGGGCCGCTTTGACAAAAACCTAAGTCTAAATGAAAAACTAGGGAACCCGATTGAAAATGGAATCCCCGCTCTCGTTGTCATTGACCCAACTGGAAAAATTCTTACCTCTACAAAAGGAGGAGAATTCTCTAACGCCAGTAAGATGACAAAAGAACAAGTTTTAGAATATTTATATCGCCTTTAGGAGAAGGTTGCCACTGCAACCTACATGTTTATGAACCAAATCCAAATCATTAAAAACAACTTTGTTTTGAACTTAAAATCTTTCTCCATTTTCAGAAATTCCATTCGTTATCTAGTCCTTCTTCCTATTCTCATTTTAAACTTATCTCTTTTTGCCGAGGAACCAACCACTCCTACTTCTACCTTAGTGGTTGGAAATTCCCTTCCTGAAATCAATTATACCAACCAATGGGAAGAACCAAGTCCCATTCCTCTTGAGACAACAAAGGTCATCTTTATTTCTGATATGGATGCCAGTAAAATCATCCATCCCATTTTAGAAAAAGAAGGTAAAGGATATTTGGAAGGAAAACAAGCAGTGCTTATTTCAGACATTCATAAAATGCCTAGCCTCATCACTAAATTTGTAGCCCTTCCAAAAATGAAATCTTATCCGTATACTCTTCGTTTGGTGAGAGAAGAAAAAATAGCAGATCCTTTCCCAAGAACAAAAGGATCTTTAACCTTAATTCAGCTAAAAGCCGGTAAGATTACCAAAATTCAAATCACCAACTTGGAAACAGAGATTCGTTCTTTTTTGGAAACACCACAGGGCAAATAAATAAGCTATTTACGTATTCGCTTTGACAAGACCTATTCAAAGTTTAGTGCCATTAAACTAACATTTGCTAAAAACTTTTTTTATATGGGAAAGTAAAATCGTCTTGATCAAGAGACTCTGAATTGTAAAATTCTCTCCCTAAGTCTATTTTTAGTTTTGAGAGAAATACTATGCCACTTCCGAAAGTTTGCGTCATTGGGGCCGGTTCTTCCGGCATCACAGTCATTAAATCATTAAAGGAACACGGAATCCCTTTTGATTGTTATGAAAAAGGAAGTGATGTAGGTGGAAACTGGCGTTATAAAAACGACAATGGTCTCAGTAACATTTACAAATCCCTCCATATCAATACCCACCGGGATCGAATGGAATACCGCGACTTTCCGATGCCAACCAATTATGCAGATTATCCAAACCATGAACCCATTCAAAATTACTTTTTATCTTATGTAGACCACTTTGGACTTCGTAAACACATCCAATTCAAAAATGGAGTGAAAAAAGCAGAACGTACTGAAGACGGACTTTGGAAAATCACTCCCGAAAAAGGACCAACCAAATACTATGACGCGTTAGTGGTTGCCAATGGACACCATTGGAGCGAACGTTGGCCGGATCCCGCCTTCCCTGGGAAATTTTCTGGTCAAGTAATCCATTCTCATTCCTATGTTGACCCAAAAACGCCCGTTAACTGCGAAGGGAAAAACGTAGTCGTCCTTGGAATGGGAAATAGTGCAATGGATATCTCCGTCGAACTCTCTAGGCCTGGGGTTGCCAAAAAAGTTTTTT contains:
- a CDS encoding thioredoxin family protein, with amino-acid sequence MAEDFFRTVFMERKFHILFTLLFFGSSFLSVSHCSKQSDIILSQYEESLAIAKNSNRKLIVVFGADWCPDCRALEGIFREPEPKALLTQNFLILKVDVGRFDKNLSLNEKLGNPIENGIPALVVIDPTGKILTSTKGGEFSNASKMTKEQVLEYLYRL